The window CGTCACCCTGCCCAACCACACCAGTCCGGCCGAGATCGCCCAGCGGGGCAAGACCGCACTGGACGCGATGTGGAAGGCCGACGCCGACGTCCCCGCCGTGCTGAAATCGGTCTGCGCCGCCATCGAACCGATCCTGGCCAAGTGACCATGGCCGGCCTCACGAGGACACCGGACGCTTCCCGCGCGCCGACCGGAGCCCGGGACACCGTCACCCGGGTCGCCTCCACCCGGGACAGCTCCAAACCACCGTTCTGGACGAACCGCCGCAGAGATGTGCTCGCCGGCTATCTCTTCATCGCTCCGCAGCTCGCCGGGGTCGTGCTGTTCGTGCTGATCCCGGTCGGTCTGGCGATCTGGTACAGCCTGAGCGACTGGAACGTCTTCACCGGCGAGCAGACCTTCGTCGGAGTCGACAACTACGCCGCCCTGGCCGCGGATTCGCAACTCCCATCGGTGCTGTGGGCGACCGCCGTCTTCTGCGCCGGAGTCGTGATCCTCAACATCGGCCTGGGGCTGCTGCTCGCCGTACTCCTGAATCGGCGGTTCCGCGGAGCGACGTTCTTCCGCACCCTGTTCTTCTCCCCGGTCGTCGTCTCCGTGGTGGCGTGGACCCTGGTCTGGGGCTTCCTGCTGCAGGACAACGGCGGAGTCAACGGTCTTCTCGGCGCGATCGGCATCACGGGGCCGAACTGGCTGCAGCACGGCGACACCGCGATGGTGTCGGTGATCATCACCCAGGTGATCCGCAGCGTCGGCGTCAACATGGTGCTCTTCCTGGCCGCCCTGCAGGGCGTGCCGTCGCACCTGTACGAAGCCGCCCGGATCGACGGCGCGGGAAGCAGGGTGATGTTCACCCGCATCACCCTGCCGCTAATCTCACCCACCGTGCTGCTGACCTCGATCATCACCATCGTCGGGGCCTTGCAGTCGTTCGCGCAGATCGCCGTACTGACCAGTGGCGGCCCGGAGTTGAGCACCACGGTGCTCGTGTACTACGTCTTCCAGCAGGCCTTCGAGTTCAACGACATCGGCTACGGCTCGACGCTGGCCCTGATGCTGCTGTCCTTCGTCATGCTGCTGACCCTGCTGCAATGGCAGCTGCGCCGGAAGTGGGTGTTCCATGAGCAGTAGGTCGAAATCCCTCCTGCGACGAGCACTCCTGGTGACGGCGCTCGGCGTACTGGCCATCCCGTTCGTGGTGCCGACCATCTGGATGGTGGCGGCTTCGGTGAAGCCGCTGCCCGAGATCTTCAAGTCCCCGCCGTCACTGTGGACCCCCGACCCCACACTGTCCGCCTACAGCGAGGCGTTCAGCTTCCAGCCCTTCGCCCGGCAGTACGCGAACAGCGTGTACATCGCCGTCCTGGTCACCGTGATCACCCTGCTGGTCTCCAGCCTCGCCGGGTACGCCTTCGCCCGGATCCGCTTTCCCGGCGCGAACGCCCTCTTCCTGGTGGTGCTGGCCGGCCTCCTGGTGCCCAGCGAGGTGACGATCGTCCCCCTGTTCCAGATGTTCAAACGAGCCGGGATGATCAACACTCACTGGCCGCTGATCCTGGTCACCGCGCTGGCCGGACCCTGCGTCCTGGCCACCTTCATCATGCGGCAGTTCTTCATCGCCCTCCCGGCCGAGCTGGAGGAGGCGGGCCGGCTGGACGGCCTCGGCCGCCCCGCGCTCTGGTGGCGGATCTTCCTGCCGCTGGCCAAACCGGCGTTGTCCGCGGTCGCGATCCTGACCTTCCTCACCTCGTGGAACCTCTACCTGGAACCCACCGTCTACCTCACCTCGCCGGAGCTGTTCACGCTGCCGCAGGCACTCACCCGATTCACCGACGCCTACGGGGGCGACATGTGGAACACCCAACTGGCGGCCGCCACCATGACCGTCCTGCCGGTCCTGATCGTCTTCGTCGTCGCCCAGCGCCACTTCGTCGAGGGCCTGGCCCACTCGGGCCTCAAGTGACGAACCACGCCTCCAGGTACCGGCCGACGTGACATCCGCACCGGACCGCCGATGTCCGAGACGTGTACGCGAAGAGGTTCCCGAACCCGGAGGCTGAGCTTGGAGATCTACCGGTCGTCACCAGAGCCCGGCACAGTCACCCCTATGACGATCACCAAGAGCGCGCCGCCCACCCGCACCACCCCTGTCGCCGTCGCCCTGGGTCTCCTCACGGGCGGTGTGATCGGGGGATCGCTGGCCGCGTTCGTCGTCGGCTGTGTCATCGAGAGTGTGCCGTTGTGTGTCGCGGGTGTGGGACTGCCCGTGGCCTACGGTCTGCTCTTCTTCCTCGCCGGTGTGCCGAGGCGTGCCCGGGAGGCGGCGGTCGTGCCGTCCACCGCGCTCGCGGTGATCGAGACGCTGGAGGCCGTCGGGGGTGAGGCGACGAGCGACGTGGCGGTGCGGTTCGATCTGACGGTCGCGCCGGACGACGGACCGGCGTACCGCGTCGCGTTCACACAGAACATCAACCTCGCGCACCTGCCCGACCACCGGCCGGGTGTCGTCGTGGTGGTCCAGTACCCGCCGGACCGGCCGTGGCAGGTGAGGATCGTGAAGTGGCCGACGCCGGAGTGGGAGGAGCGGGTGGCCGGCGCCCGCCTCGACTCGGCGCCGGGGCCGGTCCTGGTGAGCGAGTCCTCCGAGGGCTGTGCCGTCGGCTTCGTCACGCTGCTCGCGCTGCTGCTCGCCGCGGCCGGTGTGGTCCTGCTGTTCCGCGCCGACCTGTTCGACGAGGGCGCCCCCGACAAGCCCTCGGTCTCCTCCTCCTCTTCCTCCTCGTCGACCACTGTGGAGTCGTCGGCATCCGGCACGGTCACCCTCGGCCCGAACCAGTCGTTCCTCGACAAGGGCGAGCTGCGCAAGGCCGTCGGCAGGTTGGCCAAGGGCACGGATGCGAGCGCGGCGCTCACCGTCGTCGTACAGGATCGGCTGCTGTCGGTCGTGTACGCGCCCACCGGCTCGCAGGCCCCGACGTTCGACCCGGATTCCCTGCCGTACGAACGCCTCCCCGCCCTGGTCGAGGAGGCGAGGAGTGACCTGGGCGTCGGTTCGCCGGGGACCTGGCAGGTCACCGTCGAACGCCTCACCGGCTCCCTCACCATCAGGGTCGGTGTGACGGGCACCGGGGGAACGGCCTCGCTGGAGGCGGACGCGCAGGGCAAGGTGGTGCGGCGCAGCCCGGCACACTGACGGACGGCGCGTCGGCCGCGTCTCGCGGAAGGGAATCCGCTGACGAGAGACAGCTGAAAAGGAACAGGAAGGCACATGGGCCTGCAGGGTTATCTGGCGCTGTGGTGCGGGGCGTTCGGCACCGCAGCGCTGGTGGGGTACGGCCGGTCGCTGGCAGGGATGACCCCGGCCCAGCGGGCGGTCCGGGTCATGGGACGGATCGAGCGGGTGCGCGAGCCCAGGCACGGAAGCTCGCAGCGCGACGGGATACCCGTGGTCGTCTCCTTCCAGGACCCGTCCACCGGGCAGGAGTTCACCGTGACGAACGACGGTGACCACGGGGAGAGGATCTCGGTTGCCTGGACGGGCCGGGAGATCGGCGTCCGCTATCCGCGCGGGAGACCGCACGCCTTCCAGTTCGTCGGTGACCTCTGGGCGGGCCGACGCGGGCTCGGGTGGCCCAACTTCGCGGTGTTCCTGATCTACGTCGGTCTGGTGGTCTTCGCCGCGATCGACTGGAGTTGGCCGTGGGCCCTGATCGGCTTCGGCGTGCCCTGGACCATGTCCGGCGTGTTCCACATGCCCCAGAACGCACGCGTGGCGGGCCGCCGTATCGAGGCGCTGACCTCCCAACCCCCTGTTCAGGGCCGTGTCATCGCCGTGCTCACGGACACCGGCACCGACAGCGACGGCCACACCTCCACCAGCCACACCCCGGTCATCGCCTTCACCACCCACGAGGGCACGAACGTCACCGCCTACTGCGCCGACGAACTGCCGGACCCGCCGAACTCGTACGGCCGGGACGTCACGATCCACTACACGCCCGACGACCCCGCCGTCTTCACCCCGAACCTCAGGGCAGAACACCGTTCCCGCTCACTCGACACGGCCTTCGGTGTCGTGGCGCTGCTCATCGGAGTGGCGGCGGTCGTCGTGGGTGCGGTGCTGTTGTGACGCCCGTCGACTGGCGTGCACTGAGGTGCCGCTGTTCCGCGCTGGTGCGCGCGCTGTCACCGGTGGCAAGCAGGTCCAGGGACAACGCAGGCCTGGGCGCTTTTCGCCCAGGCCGACGACCTGTTCCTGCCCCCGCCCTCGCTCCCGGCCCGATTCAGGACTGGTACGGCTGCTGCTGCGGCTGCCCGTACGGCTGACCGCCCTGGCCGCCCGCGGCCTGAGCCTGCAGCTGCTCCGCCTGCTCCTTGGTCACCTTCTGCTCCGCACCGCAGAAGGTGCACTGCGTCTGGTACTTCGTCGAGAACGGGAACAGCGGCACGAAGAACAGCGTGAACTTCGTGACGCGCTTCCTGAGCGTGTGCGCGGAGGGATTCCCGCAGTGCCCGCACACCAGCGTCAGTATGGCGAGCTGGTACAGATATCCCTTGGTACCAAAGATGATCATGCTGTCGATTCCTCCCGGGTCAACGTCCGCCGACACACCGCCGACGAACAACGAGGCGCGCTCACGCAGGACAGTCTCATGCACGTCGATCTGTTCGGCGGAGGGCGTCCACATTCTCGCTGCGCAGAGGTGCCGCCTGCTTCGGGTCGATCAGCGACGGGACGCCCGGTCCGAGCGGGACTTCCTGACTAGCATGGCCAAATGGCCGTCGACCTGTTTGCAGGGATTCCCGTCAGTGACTACGCGAGGGCGCTGGACTGGTACGAGCGGTTGTTCGGGACTCCGCCGACGTACGTTGCGAGTGACACCGAGGCTGTGTGGGAGCTCGCGGAGCATCGTTCGGTGGCCGTCGAGCAGCGGCCCGAGCATGCGGGGCATGCCCTTCACACCGTCTTCGTCGATGACTTCGACGCCCGTGTGGCCGGGATGGCCGAGCGGGGAATCGAGCCGACGAAGCGGGAGACGTACGGCAACGGTGTGCGCAAGGCTACGTATCGCGATCCCGAGGGGAACGAGATCGGGTTCGGCGGGGCTCCGGTCTGATCGCCTCCTTGGAGGCAGGGGAGCGGACTCGGTCCGCAGGGTGCTCGGGGAGCTGCCTTGAGGTTTCTTGCTCACCGTCCGGAACCTGATCTTCTGACTGCGCGTCGTACTGGGCACGTCGTGCTCATGGATGTGGCGCGGGGACGGAGCCGGGGCAGATGGGTGGGACGTGGGGGAGCAGGCGAACAGCCGGGTGGCGCCGGGGGCGAAGGCCGGTGCGGTTCGGCGGTGGCTGAGGACCGTTGAACGGTGGCGGTGGGGCAAGGACACGGAAAGCCGGTCGCCCTGGGCGCGCGGGCGTGTTCTCGCGGCGCTCGCTGTGCTGACCGCCGGGCTGATGGCGTTCCACTCCGTCGTGCCCAACGCGGTGGGTCGCCTCGGCAGCCTGCTGGAGACGTTTCTGCCCTGGCTCGGCCTGGCCGTTCCGTTGCTGCTCGTCCTGGCACTGCTGCGCCGCTCGGCCGTCGCGCTGGTGGCCCTGCTGTTGCCCGTGGCGGTCTGGGGGAACCTCTTCGGCGGGATGGTGCTGGCGGACGAAGACCGTGGCGCGCACGACATCATGGCCGTCCAGCACAACGTCAGCGACGAGAACAGCGATCCCGAGGGCACCGCGAGTGCCCTGATCGAGGCCGCACCGGATGTCGTCGCTCTGGAGGAGCTCACGCCCTCCGCACTGTCGGTCTACGAATCGGTCCTGGGGGCGGACTACCCCCACCACGCGGTCGAAGGAACCGTCGGACTCTGGTCGAAGTACCCGCTGTCGGACGTCCGGCCGGTGGACATCAAACCGAAGGACATCCCGGAGGGCTGGAACCGCGGCCTGCGGACCACGGCGCGCACGCCACAGGGCGATATCGCGGTGTACGTCGCCCACTTGCCCTCGGTCCGCATCCGATGGAACGGCCTGAGTTCCGGTTGGCGGGACGAGAGCGCCGGCCTGCTGGGTGACGCCATCGCCGCCGAGGAGCTGGACAAGGTGATCCTGCTGGGCGACCTCAACAGCACGGTGGACGACCGCGGGCTGGACCCGGTCACCGAGCGGATGGACTCGACAGGGCGAAACTTCGCCTTCAGTTGGCCCGCGACCCTGCCCGTCTCCCGGATCGACCACGTCATGACCCGCTCGATGGCGGTCACCGACATCCGCACCCTGCCCGCCACCGGCAGCGACCACCTCCCGATCGCCGCCGGCATCAGGTTCGAGCCCTGAACCAGCCGCACGCAAGCGATCAGTCGGTGAGTCGGACGGGCACGCGATGGTCCGGCTGTCCGTCCTTGGCGAGCATCGAATGCTCGTCGGCAACCGCGCGGTAGAGGGCCAGACCGGAGACGCCTTGAGCGTCTGCGATGTCCTCGACCGTCCACACCCGGCCGCCATGAGTGACCGACCGGCGCGAGAAGACCGCCAGCACGTCCTCCGCATCCGCGGCGTCCACCGCGGCAGCGACGGCCGACATGTACACGCCCTGTCCGGTACCGATCGCCACCGACGAGTCGAAGACCACGATGCCCACCTGAGGGCGTACGGCGATGTTGCGCGAGTGGGTGGCCTGCGGCGAGGAGACCCAGAGGAACTCGCGGTATCCCCGGTGGGCGAAGTACACCGGGGAACTCCATGGCGTTCCGGCGTTGTCGGCGGTGGCGAGCACCATGTACCTGTTCGCGTCGACGATGCCGTGTGCGACCTCGGCCGGTGATCCGCTGAACGCCATCTCAACTGCTCCTGCGGTAGGTGAGCGCGAAGTCGTGCTCCCAGGTGGTCGAGTCGTCGTGCGAGGTCTCCCAGCTGCCACGGATGGTGGTGCCGTCGTCACCGACCTGTCCGGTGAACCGCTGCCGGAAGTCCAGTGGTGAGAAGTCCGGCGCCTCGCGCAGCAGTCGCCAGGCCCCGCCGGCGAAGCTCATCGCGTACAACCGGGCGACGCCCCGTGAGTCGAAGTAGTGCTGTGTGTACGCGCCCGTCTCCGGGTCGGTCGCGATGATCGCCGTGCTGTCCGGGGCCTCGGCCAGCGAGATCTCGGTGCGCTGGACCAGGAACTGCCCGTCCAGGGTCCACTCGAACACGCTGCGCGCGGCAGGCGTGTCCAGGCCGGGAAAGTCGGCCTCCACGACCCACTCCCCGACCAGAACGTCCAGCCTCTCCAAGGCTTCCTGCCGAGCCGATCCGTCCATGGTGAACCTCTCCTCCTTGTCGATCGCCGACGCTCGTCGGATCCAGTCGGATGTAGGACGACCTCGCCGGGAGAAACTCATCGGTCCCGCCCCGAGCGAAGCCGGTCCGACGGGCGCGGGCTCAGTCGACGAAGTCGGCGACGAGCGCGGCGAACTCGTCGGGCGTGGCCAGCCGGACGCCGAGAGATTCGGCCTTGGCACGCTTGGATCCGGCGCCCTCACCGGCGACGACCATAGTGGTCTTCTTGGAGACGCTGGAGGAGGAGCGGCCCCCGGCGCGTTCGATGAGCTCGTTCATCTGGTTGCGGCTCAGCTTCTCCAGCGGCCCGGTCATCGCACCGGTGACGACCACGGTCATCCCCGCGAGCGGACCGGCCGCCGCCTCGGTCGTACTGCTGCTCTCCCCGCCCTTCGCCTCGACGCTCCCCTCGCTGTCGTCCTCGCCGCTCTCCGCGGCCGGCTGGGGCGGGGTCGCGCCGGGCTCGGTCATGTTCACCCCGACCGCGGCGAGTTTGTCGATCAGCGGGGCCAGTTCGGCCAGTTCGGCGACGATCGACGGGGCTTTCTCGGTGCCGATGCCCTCGACCTGCTGCATCGTTTCGGCGTCGGCGGCGCGAATGAGGTCCATCGTGGCGAAGTACCGGGCGATACGCCGGGACATGGACCGGCCGGTGCCGCGGACCCCGAGCGCGCACAGCACCCGCGACAGCGGTCTCCCCTTCGCCGTGTCGAGCCCGGCGAGGAGGTTGTCGGTGCTGGTCTCGCCCATCCGCTCCAGACCCAGCAGCTGGTCGCGGGTGAGGGAGAACAGGTCGGCGAGATCCTTGACCAGGCCGGCCTCGACGAGCTGGACGACACGCGTGTGGCCCAGGCCCTCGATGTCGAGCTGGTCGCGCCCTGCGGCGTACGAGAGGGCGGCGACCAGGTGACAGTTGCGGCCGTTCTCACAGCGCCAGCGCTGCTCACTGGTGTCGATGCCGGCCCCGCAGCGCGGACACACCTCGGGGAAGACGATGGGCTGTTCGGCACCGGTGCGCAGATGGGCGACGGGGGCCTCGATACGTGGGATGACGTCACCGGCGCGGTGAACCATGACGTGGTCGCCCAGGCGCAGATCGCGGCGGGTGATGTCGGCCGGATTGTGGAGTGTGGCATACGTGATGGTGGCGCCGTCGATCTCCACCGGTTCCAGCACCGCGCGCGGGGCGATGATGCCGGTGCGGCCGACGTTCCACTCCACCTCAAGCAGCCGGGTGATCTTCTCCACGGCGGGCAGTTTGTAGGCGATCGCCCAGCGCGGGGCGCGCGAACCGGAACCGGCGGCCTGCTGGTCGGCGGCCAGGTCCGCCTTGATGACGATGCCGTCGATCCCGAACGGCAACTCGGCCCGCAGCGCGGCGATCTCGCGCACCCGGTCCAGCACCTGCTCGGCCGTTTCCGCGGTGACGCCGGGCACGGCAGTGGTGGCGGTGGTGTTCACCCCGAGTTGGGCGGCCCGCACCATGAGGTCGCTGTGCGCGCTCCCGCCCAGCCGCTCCGCGAGCTCCGCCTCGGTGTCGGCAAGGGGCAGCAGGCCGTAGCCGAAGAACGTCATCGGCACCGTATAGGCGCGCTCCTTGGCCCGCAGCGTGCCCGCCGAGGCGCCGCGCGGGTTCGCGAACGGCTGCCCGCCGTGCGCGGTGCGCACCTCGTTGGCGTGCTCGAACTGGGCGGTGGTCATGAGGATTTCGCCGCGTACTTCCACATTCACCGGCTCGGCCAGCTCCTGCGGCAGGCCCTCGATGGTGCCGATCGCGTGCGACACGTCCTCCCCGGCCGTCCCGTCGCCCCGGGTGATCAACCGGTCAAGACGCCCGCGTGTGTAGCGGGCCGCGATCGCCAGACCGTCCAGCTTCGGCTCAACACTGAACTGCTCCACCTCGTGGCCGATGCGCCGGGCCAGTGACGCGGTCCAGGCGGTGAAATCCTCGGCCGAGAACACGTTGTCCAGGCTCAGCATCGCCACCGTGTGCGGCACATCCCCCTCCACCGCGCCCCCGGCGACCTTCCCGCTCGGGGAATCGGGCAGCACCTCGTCGGGATGCTCGGCCTCCCACGCCGCGATACCGCGCACCAACCGGTCGTAGGAGTCGTCGTCCAGCACCGAGGTGCCGCCCGCGTAGTAGGCGGCCGAAGCCTTCACCGCGTCCTCGACCGCCTGCGCGTAGGCGGCGGCATCCACGATCACTGCAGCTGGTGTTGTCATGCCCGTCATCTTGCCTCCCACCACTGACAACGCCCCGGTGTCGGCGTACCCGTCCATGCGTTCAGCCGCCTCGGCGAGCCCGCGGTGGATGCACGGCGGGGGCACAGCGCGATGGTCCGATCCGCCTCGCGCGGTATCCCGGCTGGCACAATGACGGCGCATCAGCCCCGAGACACCGCCGCCCGGGAGGCATCGTCGTGCCGCAGCAGACCGACACCGACTCGGGCTTCGCCGAGCTCCTGGAGCCGTACCGCCGCGAACTGCAGGTGCACTGCTACCGCATGACCGGTTCGTACGACGAGGCCGAGGACCTGGTCCAGGAGACGTTCCTGAAGGCCTGGCGGAGCCGGGAGGCGTACGAGGGCCGGGCGAGCGTACGCACCTGGCTGTACCGCATCGCCACCAACACGTGCCTGGACCACCTGCGCCGCCACCGGCGCACCCCGCACCCGTACGAGCGGCTGCCCGGCATGGAACACGGCAAGGGCGAGCCGCCGACACGGATCGAGTGGCTGCAGCCGTACCCCGACGACCTGCTCGCCGACATTCCGGCCGAGGAGGCGGGCCCCGAGTCGCAGGCGCTGTCGCGGGAGACGGTCGAACTGGTCTTCCTCGCCGCGCTGCAGCATCTGCCGCCGAGGCAGCGGGCGGTACTGATCCTGCGGGACGTGGTGGGCCTGCCGGCCACGGAGACCGCCGGGCTGCTGGAGCTGTCCACCGCCTCCGTCAACAGCGCCCTGCAACGTGCCCGGCCCGCACTGCGCGAGCACCTCCCCGCGGGCCGCCGCACGGAATGGGCTCCTGCGGCCGCGCCGACGCGGGAGGAGCGCGAGGTGGTCGAGCGCTACCGGGACGCGGCCGAGCGGCTCGATCTGTCCGCGATGGCGGAGCTGCTGACCGCCGACGCCAAGCTCACCATGCCGCCGAACCCGTTCTGGTTCGTCGGACGCGAGGCGATTCTCGCCTTCATCGGCCAGGCTCTGGACCCGGCCTCCCCGATGTACTTCGGCCAGTGGCGGCACCTGCCGACCTGGGCGAACGGGCTGCCGGCGGTGGGCGGTTACGTCCAGCGGCCGGGGACGACCGTCTACCGCGCCCAGAACCTGGACGTCCTGCGTATCGAGGACGGCCGCATCGCGGAGATCACCACGTTCGAGCCGCACCTGCTGCCGGCCTTCGGGCTGCCGCTGAAAATTTCCGAACAGGAGCGATGACTGACGCGCTCGCCGTGCGTCTGTATGGCCGACATCTTCGGATCACGACAACTGCGGACCAGGAGCCATCATGCTGCTGCAGGACAAGAACGCGATCATCTACGGGGCCGGCGGGAGCATCGGCGGTGCCGTCGCCCGGACCTTCGCCCGCGAGGG is drawn from Streptomyces liliifuscus and contains these coding sequences:
- a CDS encoding DUF3592 domain-containing protein, with the protein product MGLQGYLALWCGAFGTAALVGYGRSLAGMTPAQRAVRVMGRIERVREPRHGSSQRDGIPVVVSFQDPSTGQEFTVTNDGDHGERISVAWTGREIGVRYPRGRPHAFQFVGDLWAGRRGLGWPNFAVFLIYVGLVVFAAIDWSWPWALIGFGVPWTMSGVFHMPQNARVAGRRIEALTSQPPVQGRVIAVLTDTGTDSDGHTSTSHTPVIAFTTHEGTNVTAYCADELPDPPNSYGRDVTIHYTPDDPAVFTPNLRAEHRSRSLDTAFGVVALLIGVAAVVVGAVLL
- a CDS encoding carbohydrate ABC transporter permease, whose amino-acid sequence is MAGLTRTPDASRAPTGARDTVTRVASTRDSSKPPFWTNRRRDVLAGYLFIAPQLAGVVLFVLIPVGLAIWYSLSDWNVFTGEQTFVGVDNYAALAADSQLPSVLWATAVFCAGVVILNIGLGLLLAVLLNRRFRGATFFRTLFFSPVVVSVVAWTLVWGFLLQDNGGVNGLLGAIGITGPNWLQHGDTAMVSVIITQVIRSVGVNMVLFLAALQGVPSHLYEAARIDGAGSRVMFTRITLPLISPTVLLTSIITIVGALQSFAQIAVLTSGGPELSTTVLVYYVFQQAFEFNDIGYGSTLALMLLSFVMLLTLLQWQLRRKWVFHEQ
- a CDS encoding pyridoxamine 5'-phosphate oxidase family protein; amino-acid sequence: MAFSGSPAEVAHGIVDANRYMVLATADNAGTPWSSPVYFAHRGYREFLWVSSPQATHSRNIAVRPQVGIVVFDSSVAIGTGQGVYMSAVAAAVDAADAEDVLAVFSRRSVTHGGRVWTVEDIADAQGVSGLALYRAVADEHSMLAKDGQPDHRVPVRLTD
- the ligA gene encoding NAD-dependent DNA ligase LigA; protein product: MTTPAAVIVDAAAYAQAVEDAVKASAAYYAGGTSVLDDDSYDRLVRGIAAWEAEHPDEVLPDSPSGKVAGGAVEGDVPHTVAMLSLDNVFSAEDFTAWTASLARRIGHEVEQFSVEPKLDGLAIAARYTRGRLDRLITRGDGTAGEDVSHAIGTIEGLPQELAEPVNVEVRGEILMTTAQFEHANEVRTAHGGQPFANPRGASAGTLRAKERAYTVPMTFFGYGLLPLADTEAELAERLGGSAHSDLMVRAAQLGVNTTATTAVPGVTAETAEQVLDRVREIAALRAELPFGIDGIVIKADLAADQQAAGSGSRAPRWAIAYKLPAVEKITRLLEVEWNVGRTGIIAPRAVLEPVEIDGATITYATLHNPADITRRDLRLGDHVMVHRAGDVIPRIEAPVAHLRTGAEQPIVFPEVCPRCGAGIDTSEQRWRCENGRNCHLVAALSYAAGRDQLDIEGLGHTRVVQLVEAGLVKDLADLFSLTRDQLLGLERMGETSTDNLLAGLDTAKGRPLSRVLCALGVRGTGRSMSRRIARYFATMDLIRAADAETMQQVEGIGTEKAPSIVAELAELAPLIDKLAAVGVNMTEPGATPPQPAAESGEDDSEGSVEAKGGESSSTTEAAAGPLAGMTVVVTGAMTGPLEKLSRNQMNELIERAGGRSSSSVSKKTTMVVAGEGAGSKRAKAESLGVRLATPDEFAALVADFVD
- a CDS encoding sigma-70 family RNA polymerase sigma factor — translated: MRLARYPGWHNDGASAPRHRRPGGIVVPQQTDTDSGFAELLEPYRRELQVHCYRMTGSYDEAEDLVQETFLKAWRSREAYEGRASVRTWLYRIATNTCLDHLRRHRRTPHPYERLPGMEHGKGEPPTRIEWLQPYPDDLLADIPAEEAGPESQALSRETVELVFLAALQHLPPRQRAVLILRDVVGLPATETAGLLELSTASVNSALQRARPALREHLPAGRRTEWAPAAAPTREEREVVERYRDAAERLDLSAMAELLTADAKLTMPPNPFWFVGREAILAFIGQALDPASPMYFGQWRHLPTWANGLPAVGGYVQRPGTTVYRAQNLDVLRIEDGRIAEITTFEPHLLPAFGLPLKISEQER
- a CDS encoding endonuclease/exonuclease/phosphatase family protein; the encoded protein is MAFHSVVPNAVGRLGSLLETFLPWLGLAVPLLLVLALLRRSAVALVALLLPVAVWGNLFGGMVLADEDRGAHDIMAVQHNVSDENSDPEGTASALIEAAPDVVALEELTPSALSVYESVLGADYPHHAVEGTVGLWSKYPLSDVRPVDIKPKDIPEGWNRGLRTTARTPQGDIAVYVAHLPSVRIRWNGLSSGWRDESAGLLGDAIAAEELDKVILLGDLNSTVDDRGLDPVTERMDSTGRNFAFSWPATLPVSRIDHVMTRSMAVTDIRTLPATGSDHLPIAAGIRFEP
- a CDS encoding zinc-ribbon domain-containing protein, with protein sequence MIIFGTKGYLYQLAILTLVCGHCGNPSAHTLRKRVTKFTLFFVPLFPFSTKYQTQCTFCGAEQKVTKEQAEQLQAQAAGGQGGQPYGQPQQQPYQS
- a CDS encoding VOC family protein, with the translated sequence MAVDLFAGIPVSDYARALDWYERLFGTPPTYVASDTEAVWELAEHRSVAVEQRPEHAGHALHTVFVDDFDARVAGMAERGIEPTKRETYGNGVRKATYRDPEGNEIGFGGAPV
- a CDS encoding carbohydrate ABC transporter permease yields the protein MSSRSKSLLRRALLVTALGVLAIPFVVPTIWMVAASVKPLPEIFKSPPSLWTPDPTLSAYSEAFSFQPFARQYANSVYIAVLVTVITLLVSSLAGYAFARIRFPGANALFLVVLAGLLVPSEVTIVPLFQMFKRAGMINTHWPLILVTALAGPCVLATFIMRQFFIALPAELEEAGRLDGLGRPALWWRIFLPLAKPALSAVAILTFLTSWNLYLEPTVYLTSPELFTLPQALTRFTDAYGGDMWNTQLAAATMTVLPVLIVFVVAQRHFVEGLAHSGLK